The following coding sequences are from one Petroclostridium xylanilyticum window:
- a CDS encoding ABC transporter substrate-binding protein — protein sequence MKNLKKVIAVLLALTLSVSLAACGQKQTGKQEPAQKQETAPKTEEKAPANETKAEPVKIVYARGMDATKANINIIEAFNKKYEGKIKVEFVEMPSDTGKQHDQYVTSFSAGGTEYDVFDVDVIWPAEFAQAGYSLPLDKLIEKDGINMDDYMKGQVAAGTFKGKLWAFPKFIDAGLLFYRKDIVDKAPATWEELIAAAKANKGKNGTKFGYLMQAKQYEGLVCNAVEFISAYGGSVVDGDGNIIINSPQTIKGLKVMKEIVNSDFVPNNITTFAEPESHTAFIEGQSVFIRNWPYQWALGNDEKQSKIVGKLAMAPLPKGDARAAATLGGWMTMINKNTKHPEAAWEFVKFMCGPEGQKISAIDGGLSPTYLPLYKDADVIAKNPHMGDPGFVEGLKAAVPRPVSPIYPKLSEIMQIEISKALAGQQSVEDAVKKMDEQMKAAVAAAK from the coding sequence ATGAAAAATTTGAAAAAAGTAATAGCGGTATTACTTGCATTGACCTTGTCTGTATCTTTGGCAGCATGTGGTCAAAAACAAACAGGGAAGCAAGAACCTGCACAAAAACAGGAAACAGCACCTAAGACTGAAGAAAAAGCTCCGGCAAATGAAACTAAAGCTGAGCCGGTAAAGATTGTCTATGCAAGAGGTATGGACGCAACAAAAGCAAACATCAATATTATCGAGGCATTCAACAAGAAATACGAAGGCAAAATCAAGGTTGAATTCGTAGAAATGCCTTCAGATACTGGTAAACAACACGACCAGTATGTTACCAGTTTCTCAGCAGGCGGTACCGAATATGATGTATTTGACGTCGACGTTATCTGGCCGGCGGAATTTGCACAAGCAGGTTACTCGCTTCCGCTTGACAAATTGATTGAAAAAGATGGCATCAATATGGATGACTATATGAAAGGTCAGGTAGCTGCAGGTACCTTCAAAGGAAAACTATGGGCATTCCCTAAATTCATTGACGCCGGACTCTTATTCTATAGAAAAGATATTGTTGATAAAGCACCGGCAACCTGGGAAGAATTAATTGCAGCAGCAAAAGCAAATAAAGGCAAAAATGGTACAAAATTCGGATACTTAATGCAGGCAAAACAGTATGAAGGTCTTGTATGTAATGCTGTAGAGTTTATCAGTGCTTATGGCGGTTCAGTTGTCGATGGCGATGGCAACATCATCATTAACAGTCCTCAAACTATCAAAGGTTTAAAAGTAATGAAGGAAATCGTAAATTCTGACTTCGTGCCTAACAACATTACTACATTTGCTGAACCAGAATCTCACACAGCATTTATTGAAGGGCAGTCGGTGTTTATCCGTAACTGGCCATATCAGTGGGCATTAGGAAACGATGAAAAACAGTCCAAGATTGTTGGTAAGCTTGCTATGGCTCCACTGCCAAAGGGTGATGCAAGAGCAGCAGCTACTCTAGGCGGTTGGATGACCATGATTAACAAGAATACAAAGCATCCTGAAGCTGCATGGGAATTTGTAAAGTTCATGTGCGGACCTGAAGGGCAGAAAATTTCAGCAATCGATGGCGGTCTTTCTCCTACTTATCTGCCGCTTTACAAAGATGCAGATGTAATTGCAAAGAATCCACATATGGGAGATCCGGGATTTGTTGAAGGTTTAAAAGCCGCTGTACCTAGACCAGTTTCTCCAATCTATCCCAAATTGTCTGAAATTATGCAGATTGAAATATCCAAAGCTTTAGCAGGACAGCAATCTGTTGAAGATGCGGTAAAAAAGATGGATGAACAGATGAAGGCGGCAGTGGCTGCAGCAAAATAA